In Miscanthus floridulus cultivar M001 chromosome 5, ASM1932011v1, whole genome shotgun sequence, one genomic interval encodes:
- the LOC136451073 gene encoding probable potassium transporter 2 isoform X3, which translates to MDAEAGADQLPRRQYYMNLLLLAYQSFGVVYGDLSTSPLYVYKSTFSGKLSQYQDEETVFGVLSLIFWTFTLIPLLKYVTIVLSADDNGEGGPFALYSLLCRHAKLSLLPNQQAADEELSSYYRNGFAPRNGSSPWLRRFLEKHKKMRTVLLLIVLCGASMVIGDGVLTPAISVLSSMSGLQVRATGLEHSSVVLLSCIVLVGLFALQHRGTQKVAFMFAPIVIIWLLSIGGIGLYNILHWNPNIYQALSPYYMVKFFRKTGKDGWIALGGILLSMTGSEAMFADLGHFTSASVRVAFITVIYPCLILQYMGHAAFLSKNTFHMPTSFYDTIPGIACMTVMLVTTFLMALIIIFVWQRNIIFALVFLVFFGSIEAVYLSSSLMKVPQGGWVPLVLAFIFMSVMYIWHYGLRRKYQFDLQNKVSMRSILSLGPSLGIVRVPGIGLIYTELVTGVPSIFSHFVTNLPAFHEVLVFLCVKSVPVPYVSPDERYLVGRIGPKEYRMYRCIVRYGYKDVQRDDDNFENMLVMSIAKFIMMEAEDASSSASYDIANEGRMAVITTTDASGSPLAMRDFNGLADSMTTRSSKSESLRSLQSSYEQESPSVSRRRRVRFEVPEEDDMGQQVKEELMALVEAKHAGVAYIMGHSYIKARRSSSFLKKFAIDVGYSFLRKNCRGPSVTLHIPHISLIEVGMIYYV; encoded by the exons ATGGACGCCGAGGCCGGCGCCGACCAGCTGCCG CGGAGGCAGTACTACATGAACCTATTGCTTTTAGCTTACCAGAGCTTTGGTGTTGTTTACGGGGACCTAAGCACATCGCCTCTTTACGTTTATAAAAGCACATTCTCTGGAAAGCTCAGTCAGTACCAAGATGAGGAGACGGTGTTTGGTGTGCTTTCCCTGATCTTTTGGACCTTCACTCTGATTCCTTTGCTCAAGTATGTCACCATTGTCTTGAGTGCTGATGATAATGGTGAAG GTGGACCATTTGCTCTCTATTCGCTCCTTTGCAGGCATGCAAAACTCAGCTTGCTGCCAAATCAACAAGCAGCCGATGAGGAACTATCTTCATACTACAGAAATGGGTTTGCACCTCGCAATGGATCTTCACCTTGGTTAAGAAGGTTTCTGGAGAAGCACAAAAAAATGAGAACTGTGCTTCTTCTCATAGTTCTATGTGGTGCTAGCATGGTGATTGGTGATGGTGTCCTTACCCCAGCAATCTCAG TCCTCTCATCTATGTCTGGATTACAAGTTCGAGCTACTGGTTTAGAGCATA GTTCTGTAGTTCTCCTTTCGTGCATTGTGTTGGTTGGTCTATTTGCCTTGCAACACCGAGGTACTCAGAAGGTTGCATTCATGTTTGCACCAATTGTCATCATCTGGCTGCTTTCCATTGGAGGAATTGGTTTATACAACATTCTTCATTGGAACCCAAATATATATCAAGCTCTCTCTCCATATTATATGGTTAAGTTCTTTAGAAAGACAGGTAAAGATGGATGGATTGCTTTAGGAGGGATCCTTCTTTCTATGACAG GCAGTGAAGCAATGTTTGCTGACCTTGGTCACTTTACGAGTGCATCTGTCAGG GTGGCCTTTATTACCGTCATATATCCATGCCTTATACTACAATATATGGGTCATGCTGCATTTTTGTCGAAGAACACATTTCACATGCCAACAAGTTTTTATGATACTATCCCAG GTATTGCCTGCATGACTGTTATGCTTGTTACTACATTCTTGATGGCATTGATAATCATCTTTGTTTGGCAAAGGAACATAATATTTGCCCTAGTTTTCCTGGTTTTCTTTGGATCCATTGAAGCTGTATATCTTTCGTCATCTCTCATGAAGGTTCCTCAGGGAGGATGGGTGCCTCTTGTTCTTGCTTTCATATTCATGTCAGTCATGTACATCTGGCACTATGGGTTAAGGAGGAAGTACCAATTTGACCTACAGAACAAAGTATCAATGAGATCCATCCtatccctcggtccaagcctcggCATAGTTCGGGTTCCTGGTATTGGATTGATTTACACAGAGCTGGTCACTGGTGTACCCTCCATCTTCTCACATTTTGTCACTAATCTCCCTGCCTTCCATGAAGTCCTAGTCTTCCTTTGTGTGAAGTCAGTGCCAGTGCCATATGTTTCACCAGATGAGCGATACCTTGTGGGTAGGATTGGACCTAAAGAATATCGGATGTACCGTTGCATTGTTAGATATGGTTACAAAGATGTGCAGAGAGACGATGACAATTTTGAGAACATGTTAGTTATGAGCATTGCAAAGTTTATTATGATGGAAGCCGAGGATGCTTCTTCTTCAGCAAGTTATGACATCGCTAATGAAGGAAGGATGGCAGTCATAACTACCACTGATGCCTCTGGCAGTCCATTGGCCATGAGGGATTTCAACGGCCTAGCTGACTCAATGACTACGAGGAGCAGCAAATCAGAAAGCCTTCGAAGTTTGCAATCCTCTTACGAGCAAGAATCCCCAAGTGTAAGCCGGCGCCGCCGTGTTCGCTTTGAGGTCCCAGAGGAAGATGACATGGGTCAGCAAGTGAAAGAAGAACTCATGGCACTAGTGGAAGCGAAACATGCTGGGGTGGCATACATCATGGGTCATTCTTATATCAAAGCTAGGAGGAGCTCGAGTTTCCTGAAGAAGTTTGCTATTGATGTTGGCTACTCTTTCCTCCGGAAGAACTGCAGAGGTCCATCAGTCACACTGCACATTCCACACATTAGTCTGATAGAAGTCGGCATGATCTACTATGTTTAG
- the LOC136451073 gene encoding probable potassium transporter 2 isoform X1, protein MDAEAGADQLPRRQYYMNLLLLAYQSFGVVYGDLSTSPLYVYKSTFSGKLSQYQDEETVFGVLSLIFWTFTLIPLLKYVTIVLSADDNGEGGPFALYSLLCRHAKLSLLPNQQAADEELSSYYRNGFAPRNGSSPWLRRFLEKHKKMRTVLLLIVLCGASMVIGDGVLTPAISVLSSMSGLQVRATGLEHSSVVLLSCIVLVGLFALQHRGTQKVAFMFAPIVIIWLLSIGGIGLYNILHWNPNIYQALSPYYMVKFFRKTGKDGWIALGGILLSMTGSEAMFADLGHFTSASVRVAFITVIYPCLILQYMGHAAFLSKNTFHMPTSFYDTIPEPVFWPVFVVATLAAVVGSQAVISATFSIVKQCHALGCFPRVKVVHTSRWIYGQIYIPEINWILMVLCVAVTIAFRDTTLIGNAYGIACMTVMLVTTFLMALIIIFVWQRNIIFALVFLVFFGSIEAVYLSSSLMKVPQGGWVPLVLAFIFMSVMYIWHYGLRRKYQFDLQNKVSMRSILSLGPSLGIVRVPGIGLIYTELVTGVPSIFSHFVTNLPAFHEVLVFLCVKSVPVPYVSPDERYLVGRIGPKEYRMYRCIVRYGYKDVQRDDDNFENMLVMSIAKFIMMEAEDASSSASYDIANEGRMAVITTTDASGSPLAMRDFNGLADSMTTRSSKSESLRSLQSSYEQESPSVSRRRRVRFEVPEEDDMGQQVKEELMALVEAKHAGVAYIMGHSYIKARRSSSFLKKFAIDVGYSFLRKNCRGPSVTLHIPHISLIEVGMIYYV, encoded by the exons ATGGACGCCGAGGCCGGCGCCGACCAGCTGCCG CGGAGGCAGTACTACATGAACCTATTGCTTTTAGCTTACCAGAGCTTTGGTGTTGTTTACGGGGACCTAAGCACATCGCCTCTTTACGTTTATAAAAGCACATTCTCTGGAAAGCTCAGTCAGTACCAAGATGAGGAGACGGTGTTTGGTGTGCTTTCCCTGATCTTTTGGACCTTCACTCTGATTCCTTTGCTCAAGTATGTCACCATTGTCTTGAGTGCTGATGATAATGGTGAAG GTGGACCATTTGCTCTCTATTCGCTCCTTTGCAGGCATGCAAAACTCAGCTTGCTGCCAAATCAACAAGCAGCCGATGAGGAACTATCTTCATACTACAGAAATGGGTTTGCACCTCGCAATGGATCTTCACCTTGGTTAAGAAGGTTTCTGGAGAAGCACAAAAAAATGAGAACTGTGCTTCTTCTCATAGTTCTATGTGGTGCTAGCATGGTGATTGGTGATGGTGTCCTTACCCCAGCAATCTCAG TCCTCTCATCTATGTCTGGATTACAAGTTCGAGCTACTGGTTTAGAGCATA GTTCTGTAGTTCTCCTTTCGTGCATTGTGTTGGTTGGTCTATTTGCCTTGCAACACCGAGGTACTCAGAAGGTTGCATTCATGTTTGCACCAATTGTCATCATCTGGCTGCTTTCCATTGGAGGAATTGGTTTATACAACATTCTTCATTGGAACCCAAATATATATCAAGCTCTCTCTCCATATTATATGGTTAAGTTCTTTAGAAAGACAGGTAAAGATGGATGGATTGCTTTAGGAGGGATCCTTCTTTCTATGACAG GCAGTGAAGCAATGTTTGCTGACCTTGGTCACTTTACGAGTGCATCTGTCAGG GTGGCCTTTATTACCGTCATATATCCATGCCTTATACTACAATATATGGGTCATGCTGCATTTTTGTCGAAGAACACATTTCACATGCCAACAAGTTTTTATGATACTATCCCAG AACCTGTGTTTTGGCCTGTATTCGTGGTGGCCACACTCGCTGCAGTTGTTGGTAGCCAAGCTGTTATTTCAGCAACATTCTCCATTGTGAAACAATGCCATGCTTTGGGATGTTTCCCACGAGTGAAGGTTGTTCACACATCGAGGTGGATCTATGGGCAGATATATATTCCAGAAATAAATTGGATCCTTATGGTTCTTTGTGTCGCTGTCACTATTGCATTTCGTGATACTACTCTTATCGGCAATGCCTACG GTATTGCCTGCATGACTGTTATGCTTGTTACTACATTCTTGATGGCATTGATAATCATCTTTGTTTGGCAAAGGAACATAATATTTGCCCTAGTTTTCCTGGTTTTCTTTGGATCCATTGAAGCTGTATATCTTTCGTCATCTCTCATGAAGGTTCCTCAGGGAGGATGGGTGCCTCTTGTTCTTGCTTTCATATTCATGTCAGTCATGTACATCTGGCACTATGGGTTAAGGAGGAAGTACCAATTTGACCTACAGAACAAAGTATCAATGAGATCCATCCtatccctcggtccaagcctcggCATAGTTCGGGTTCCTGGTATTGGATTGATTTACACAGAGCTGGTCACTGGTGTACCCTCCATCTTCTCACATTTTGTCACTAATCTCCCTGCCTTCCATGAAGTCCTAGTCTTCCTTTGTGTGAAGTCAGTGCCAGTGCCATATGTTTCACCAGATGAGCGATACCTTGTGGGTAGGATTGGACCTAAAGAATATCGGATGTACCGTTGCATTGTTAGATATGGTTACAAAGATGTGCAGAGAGACGATGACAATTTTGAGAACATGTTAGTTATGAGCATTGCAAAGTTTATTATGATGGAAGCCGAGGATGCTTCTTCTTCAGCAAGTTATGACATCGCTAATGAAGGAAGGATGGCAGTCATAACTACCACTGATGCCTCTGGCAGTCCATTGGCCATGAGGGATTTCAACGGCCTAGCTGACTCAATGACTACGAGGAGCAGCAAATCAGAAAGCCTTCGAAGTTTGCAATCCTCTTACGAGCAAGAATCCCCAAGTGTAAGCCGGCGCCGCCGTGTTCGCTTTGAGGTCCCAGAGGAAGATGACATGGGTCAGCAAGTGAAAGAAGAACTCATGGCACTAGTGGAAGCGAAACATGCTGGGGTGGCATACATCATGGGTCATTCTTATATCAAAGCTAGGAGGAGCTCGAGTTTCCTGAAGAAGTTTGCTATTGATGTTGGCTACTCTTTCCTCCGGAAGAACTGCAGAGGTCCATCAGTCACACTGCACATTCCACACATTAGTCTGATAGAAGTCGGCATGATCTACTATGTTTAG
- the LOC136451073 gene encoding probable potassium transporter 2 isoform X2 produces MNLLLLAYQSFGVVYGDLSTSPLYVYKSTFSGKLSQYQDEETVFGVLSLIFWTFTLIPLLKYVTIVLSADDNGEGGPFALYSLLCRHAKLSLLPNQQAADEELSSYYRNGFAPRNGSSPWLRRFLEKHKKMRTVLLLIVLCGASMVIGDGVLTPAISVLSSMSGLQVRATGLEHSSVVLLSCIVLVGLFALQHRGTQKVAFMFAPIVIIWLLSIGGIGLYNILHWNPNIYQALSPYYMVKFFRKTGKDGWIALGGILLSMTGSEAMFADLGHFTSASVRVAFITVIYPCLILQYMGHAAFLSKNTFHMPTSFYDTIPEPVFWPVFVVATLAAVVGSQAVISATFSIVKQCHALGCFPRVKVVHTSRWIYGQIYIPEINWILMVLCVAVTIAFRDTTLIGNAYGIACMTVMLVTTFLMALIIIFVWQRNIIFALVFLVFFGSIEAVYLSSSLMKVPQGGWVPLVLAFIFMSVMYIWHYGLRRKYQFDLQNKVSMRSILSLGPSLGIVRVPGIGLIYTELVTGVPSIFSHFVTNLPAFHEVLVFLCVKSVPVPYVSPDERYLVGRIGPKEYRMYRCIVRYGYKDVQRDDDNFENMLVMSIAKFIMMEAEDASSSASYDIANEGRMAVITTTDASGSPLAMRDFNGLADSMTTRSSKSESLRSLQSSYEQESPSVSRRRRVRFEVPEEDDMGQQVKEELMALVEAKHAGVAYIMGHSYIKARRSSSFLKKFAIDVGYSFLRKNCRGPSVTLHIPHISLIEVGMIYYV; encoded by the exons ATGAACCTATTGCTTTTAGCTTACCAGAGCTTTGGTGTTGTTTACGGGGACCTAAGCACATCGCCTCTTTACGTTTATAAAAGCACATTCTCTGGAAAGCTCAGTCAGTACCAAGATGAGGAGACGGTGTTTGGTGTGCTTTCCCTGATCTTTTGGACCTTCACTCTGATTCCTTTGCTCAAGTATGTCACCATTGTCTTGAGTGCTGATGATAATGGTGAAG GTGGACCATTTGCTCTCTATTCGCTCCTTTGCAGGCATGCAAAACTCAGCTTGCTGCCAAATCAACAAGCAGCCGATGAGGAACTATCTTCATACTACAGAAATGGGTTTGCACCTCGCAATGGATCTTCACCTTGGTTAAGAAGGTTTCTGGAGAAGCACAAAAAAATGAGAACTGTGCTTCTTCTCATAGTTCTATGTGGTGCTAGCATGGTGATTGGTGATGGTGTCCTTACCCCAGCAATCTCAG TCCTCTCATCTATGTCTGGATTACAAGTTCGAGCTACTGGTTTAGAGCATA GTTCTGTAGTTCTCCTTTCGTGCATTGTGTTGGTTGGTCTATTTGCCTTGCAACACCGAGGTACTCAGAAGGTTGCATTCATGTTTGCACCAATTGTCATCATCTGGCTGCTTTCCATTGGAGGAATTGGTTTATACAACATTCTTCATTGGAACCCAAATATATATCAAGCTCTCTCTCCATATTATATGGTTAAGTTCTTTAGAAAGACAGGTAAAGATGGATGGATTGCTTTAGGAGGGATCCTTCTTTCTATGACAG GCAGTGAAGCAATGTTTGCTGACCTTGGTCACTTTACGAGTGCATCTGTCAGG GTGGCCTTTATTACCGTCATATATCCATGCCTTATACTACAATATATGGGTCATGCTGCATTTTTGTCGAAGAACACATTTCACATGCCAACAAGTTTTTATGATACTATCCCAG AACCTGTGTTTTGGCCTGTATTCGTGGTGGCCACACTCGCTGCAGTTGTTGGTAGCCAAGCTGTTATTTCAGCAACATTCTCCATTGTGAAACAATGCCATGCTTTGGGATGTTTCCCACGAGTGAAGGTTGTTCACACATCGAGGTGGATCTATGGGCAGATATATATTCCAGAAATAAATTGGATCCTTATGGTTCTTTGTGTCGCTGTCACTATTGCATTTCGTGATACTACTCTTATCGGCAATGCCTACG GTATTGCCTGCATGACTGTTATGCTTGTTACTACATTCTTGATGGCATTGATAATCATCTTTGTTTGGCAAAGGAACATAATATTTGCCCTAGTTTTCCTGGTTTTCTTTGGATCCATTGAAGCTGTATATCTTTCGTCATCTCTCATGAAGGTTCCTCAGGGAGGATGGGTGCCTCTTGTTCTTGCTTTCATATTCATGTCAGTCATGTACATCTGGCACTATGGGTTAAGGAGGAAGTACCAATTTGACCTACAGAACAAAGTATCAATGAGATCCATCCtatccctcggtccaagcctcggCATAGTTCGGGTTCCTGGTATTGGATTGATTTACACAGAGCTGGTCACTGGTGTACCCTCCATCTTCTCACATTTTGTCACTAATCTCCCTGCCTTCCATGAAGTCCTAGTCTTCCTTTGTGTGAAGTCAGTGCCAGTGCCATATGTTTCACCAGATGAGCGATACCTTGTGGGTAGGATTGGACCTAAAGAATATCGGATGTACCGTTGCATTGTTAGATATGGTTACAAAGATGTGCAGAGAGACGATGACAATTTTGAGAACATGTTAGTTATGAGCATTGCAAAGTTTATTATGATGGAAGCCGAGGATGCTTCTTCTTCAGCAAGTTATGACATCGCTAATGAAGGAAGGATGGCAGTCATAACTACCACTGATGCCTCTGGCAGTCCATTGGCCATGAGGGATTTCAACGGCCTAGCTGACTCAATGACTACGAGGAGCAGCAAATCAGAAAGCCTTCGAAGTTTGCAATCCTCTTACGAGCAAGAATCCCCAAGTGTAAGCCGGCGCCGCCGTGTTCGCTTTGAGGTCCCAGAGGAAGATGACATGGGTCAGCAAGTGAAAGAAGAACTCATGGCACTAGTGGAAGCGAAACATGCTGGGGTGGCATACATCATGGGTCATTCTTATATCAAAGCTAGGAGGAGCTCGAGTTTCCTGAAGAAGTTTGCTATTGATGTTGGCTACTCTTTCCTCCGGAAGAACTGCAGAGGTCCATCAGTCACACTGCACATTCCACACATTAGTCTGATAGAAGTCGGCATGATCTACTATGTTTAG